GAGATCCAAACCATGTGGAGAGACTCCGGACATCCAAACTTTTGGTTCATGGGAGGTAACTTGGCCCTTGCGAGATACTACTCCAAGCGCTTGGCTCTAAAAATCGTAGCCCAGGAAAAAGACATCTTCTATTAAGATGCCCCGTTCTAATTTGCCAACTTATGTAACTCCTCACTACCTTTGATGTATAGCTCCTATTTCACACACCAACCCTTTGGTGTGTAAATTAGGAATATATAATTTTTGAAACTTGTCAGACTGCCATTCGCTCCCACCCAGGTTTGTCCATCACGAGGATGTACACAAACATGGGCCAAGATCATCGCGCCTTTTCTGCAGAGGCTATACCTAAAAAGGTGTAGCCTCTGCTTGCAAAGGCAAAGCAAAGTTGTAATAGATGGCCAAACCATGAGGTTGTGGACCAAGCTAGTGAACAATCCTTATTCTCACTCTTGGGTGCAAAGGCTATGCGACTCATCAACCAAGTTGGATTCAGTGGCTCTTTTGAAGAGTCAAAGAGTGACGATTCCTATAGAAATGATCCTATGAAGTACGTCGacaatttttttaaaaaataacaAAAGGTTAAACTAGATACAACAGATACCAGTGGCAGATACCTCCTTATATATGAAAATTTGTAATTTTCCAGATCAAAAAAAAAGTAATATTTTCATGCCCTTACTAGAACTTTTAGTGCGGGTAATTGTAATGCACACTATTTTTTATGCCCTAACCTGACAGTAGAGTTTTTTCTTACAGAGATTTATGGGCTTGAAGCGCTTAATGGCTCGTGACTGCATAAAACATCCGTACATTGTTTTCTACAACAAAACATTTTGATTCTAATTTTTTCTTGGAAGATGGGAACTAATCCTGCGACGACGGCAGTAATCGTCGTGGAGGCTAGTGTGGGTTCCAAGCGATGGACTCCGCCTAGCAACCTGCGGGCTAGGCTTCGTTTCTTCTCCCACGGCACACGGTAGGCAGGGAATCGTGAACTCTCCTTTGTGGGTATTCTTCACTTAACCATCAAACCTATAACAAATTCAGTAATACGGAGACATACTACTATACTGTAAAAACTACAGCAGGTATACAAAAATGGCTGAGTCCCACAGATGTATGTTACTATTAAGAGCAGCATGAACGTATTAATGTCTGTTGATTTGGAGTGTGTTTGTGGATAATGTATTAAAGATTGGACGTCAAATTATTGTTGTGCTATTTATGGGATATGATTTTATGGGGAATACCTATCACATGAAATACTATATGACACTGGTGACATTATAAATGCTTTAAACTGTGGATTACTTCAAGGGACGATGATTTGCTCTCCTCATGTTCTTACCTATTTCCAGCAATGTGGTAAGAACGATGCATAAGGACTTTTATACGTAGTAGAAAGCACAAACTGAACCTTCAAGAGCATTCAGACTCCATACGATCCAAGTTCATTCCGATTACTAACGCTTTTTTACAGTATACGTCAAAGGTAAGCACTTGTCCTACCAAAGATCCAAGAGCGTTAACAATCCAAACGTCTCTTTGGTCAAGATTGAAGGTGTTGCTAACCCAGAAGACGCTAAGTTCTACTTGGGTAAGAGAGTCGCCTACGTCTACAGATGCTCCAAAGAAGTCAGAGGTTCTAAGATCAGAGTTATCTGGGGTAAGATCACCAGAACTCACGGTAACTCTGGTGTT
The Eremothecium sinecaudum strain ATCC 58844 chromosome II, complete sequence DNA segment above includes these coding regions:
- a CDS encoding 60S ribosomal protein eL33 (Syntenic homolog of Ashbya gossypii ACR120C; Syntenic homolog of Saccharomyces cerevisiae YPL143W (RPL33A) and YOR234C (RPL33B); 1-intron in Ashbya gossypii); this encodes MAESHRLYVKGKHLSYQRSKSVNNPNVSLVKIEGVANPEDAKFYLGKRVAYVYRCSKEVRGSKIRVIWGKITRTHGNSGVVRAKFRSNLPAKTFGASVRIFLYPSNI